A genomic window from bacterium includes:
- a CDS encoding flagellar hook protein FlgE produces MLTSLYTAISGMDATGTQLSVIGDNIANMNTVGFKKSTVAFGDVLSQSITNTAGSAQVGRGVFVQEVSPMMTQGAFETTENALDLAIDGDGFFSVNDNGARYYTRAGNFNVNRDGYITNPDDLRLQGYLADAAGNITGTTGDLQLTAMQNPARMTGTANVSVNLDATSPVQTAAFTLDGDGNGTPGDPLNYSSSTTVSVYDSQGGAHQVSLYYSKTADNTWDVHSVYADPANPGQLLEATGSPQTLTFDTAGALISVSAGSPVFDFGGGVTAAQAITFDHTGTMQYASTFAVLQLDQDGYSSGSLKNLIISDAGIMTGNFTNGQTRLIGQIALAKFIAPTELVKLGRNLYGESFDSGQPIVSAPGTSGLGRVASNTLELSNVDLAVEFVKMISAQRGFQANSRIVTTTDELMQEVVNLKR; encoded by the coding sequence ATGCTTACGTCGCTTTACACCGCCATCAGCGGAATGGACGCCACCGGTACCCAGCTCTCCGTCATCGGGGACAACATCGCGAATATGAACACGGTCGGATTCAAGAAGAGCACCGTCGCCTTCGGCGATGTCCTGAGCCAGTCGATCACGAACACCGCGGGTTCGGCGCAGGTCGGCCGCGGCGTCTTCGTGCAGGAAGTCTCCCCGATGATGACGCAGGGGGCGTTCGAGACCACGGAGAACGCTCTCGACCTCGCGATCGACGGCGACGGGTTTTTCTCCGTCAACGACAACGGCGCGCGGTACTATACGCGGGCCGGGAACTTCAACGTCAACCGCGACGGTTACATCACGAATCCCGACGATCTCCGCCTTCAGGGGTATCTCGCCGACGCCGCCGGGAACATCACCGGCACGACCGGCGACCTTCAGCTCACGGCCATGCAGAACCCCGCCCGGATGACCGGCACGGCGAACGTCTCCGTGAACCTCGACGCCACCTCTCCCGTCCAGACGGCCGCGTTCACCCTTGACGGCGACGGCAACGGCACGCCGGGCGACCCTCTCAACTACAGCTCCTCCACGACGGTGTCGGTGTACGACTCGCAGGGCGGCGCCCACCAGGTTTCCCTCTACTACAGCAAGACCGCCGACAACACCTGGGACGTCCACTCCGTCTATGCGGATCCGGCCAACCCCGGCCAGCTCCTCGAGGCCACGGGGAGCCCGCAGACGCTGACGTTCGACACGGCCGGGGCCCTGATATCCGTTTCGGCCGGTTCTCCCGTCTTCGACTTCGGCGGCGGGGTGACGGCGGCCCAGGCCATAACCTTCGACCACACGGGAACGATGCAATACGCCTCGACCTTCGCGGTCCTGCAGCTCGACCAGGACGGCTACTCCTCCGGGTCGCTCAAGAACCTGATCATTTCCGATGCCGGCATAATGACGGGCAACTTCACGAACGGCCAGACGCGGCTGATCGGCCAGATCGCCCTGGCGAAGTTCATCGCCCCGACGGAACTGGTGAAGCTTGGGCGAAACCTCTACGGGGAGTCGTTCGACTCCGGGCAGCCGATCGTGAGCGCACCGGGGACCTCCGGGCTCGGTCGCGTAGCCTCGAACACGCTCGAACTCAGCAACGTCGACCTGGCCGTGGAATTCGTCAAGATGATCTCGGCCCAAAGGGGGTTCCAGGCGAATTCCCGGATCGTCACGACCACGGACGAGCTGATGCAGGAAGTCGTCAACCTCAAGAGGTAA
- a CDS encoding GGDEF domain-containing protein → MEPEKDVRQSADTVLIRSVAERLAKSRGVEEGLADILPLLIRFLGADFGVFLVQRETGWIVVGRGADEVICRSLPRSSRLVARAMPIDLSAVACRISALRKSRNGSPDAVALPVHIKRKRVGYGVFRTGKGSVRGQGTLHLLDIVGAQVGAFCENAIRCEQAEADRNRLFRANEELGRLLRFNESLHANGDADAMFQWLGREIERFVSVLGIEMVSLVGKSVARIGSAPGTKVPTDEERRAVSRKCSEALASRYRVHAPAAGFKVKRFGFLAASDSDRPGTARERVETPLLHAGQVVGYLVVEMQATPEDRLFIDRWIASAAGQIGLFLHKNADREKIRSLAGQDALTGLFNYRSFQEILDREFERFCRHGRNMSLMMIDLDNFKRINDTFGHQAGDHALCEVARILRANLRKTDYAFRYGGDEFVVLMAETDAERAAFFAQRIRVAVKREVRGITHGEFSFSTSIGIADCSRLTSADRGELLLLADAALYVAKNGGRDRIQVAPERLACAVGNVPSSAPRFLRPAVAEVRVVQGAV, encoded by the coding sequence ATGGAACCGGAGAAAGACGTTCGCCAGTCCGCCGACACCGTGTTGATACGATCCGTTGCGGAACGTCTTGCGAAGTCGAGGGGGGTCGAGGAGGGACTCGCCGACATCCTTCCGCTCCTGATACGATTTCTCGGGGCCGACTTCGGGGTGTTCCTCGTCCAGCGGGAAACGGGCTGGATCGTGGTCGGCCGGGGCGCCGACGAGGTCATTTGCCGGAGTCTTCCGCGCTCGTCCCGCCTCGTGGCCCGTGCGATGCCCATCGACCTGTCCGCCGTCGCCTGCCGCATATCCGCACTGCGGAAGAGCCGGAACGGATCTCCCGACGCCGTTGCCCTGCCCGTGCACATCAAGCGCAAGCGGGTGGGCTATGGGGTCTTCCGGACGGGGAAAGGATCCGTTCGCGGCCAGGGGACCCTCCACCTGCTCGACATCGTCGGCGCCCAGGTGGGGGCGTTCTGCGAGAACGCCATCCGTTGCGAGCAGGCGGAAGCCGACCGAAACCGTCTTTTCCGCGCGAACGAGGAACTCGGGCGGCTCCTCCGCTTCAACGAGTCGCTGCATGCGAACGGGGACGCGGACGCGATGTTCCAGTGGCTGGGCCGGGAGATCGAACGCTTCGTTTCCGTCCTCGGGATCGAGATGGTCTCCCTGGTCGGGAAGTCCGTCGCGCGGATCGGCTCCGCCCCCGGGACGAAGGTTCCGACGGACGAGGAAAGGCGTGCCGTATCGCGGAAATGTTCGGAGGCCCTCGCATCCCGCTATCGGGTCCACGCCCCGGCGGCCGGGTTCAAGGTGAAGCGGTTCGGGTTTCTTGCCGCATCGGATTCCGATCGGCCCGGGACGGCGCGGGAGAGGGTGGAGACGCCTCTTCTCCACGCAGGCCAGGTCGTGGGGTACCTCGTCGTCGAGATGCAGGCCACCCCGGAGGACCGCCTGTTCATCGACCGGTGGATCGCTTCGGCGGCCGGGCAGATCGGGCTGTTCCTCCACAAGAACGCCGACCGGGAGAAGATCCGGTCCCTTGCCGGCCAAGACGCCCTCACCGGGTTGTTCAACTACCGGTCGTTCCAGGAAATATTGGACCGGGAGTTCGAGCGGTTCTGTCGCCACGGCCGGAACATGTCCCTCATGATGATCGATCTCGACAACTTCAAGCGGATCAACGATACCTTCGGGCACCAGGCCGGCGACCACGCCCTGTGCGAGGTCGCGAGGATCCTCCGGGCGAACCTGCGGAAGACCGACTACGCCTTCCGGTACGGCGGCGACGAGTTCGTCGTGCTGATGGCCGAGACGGACGCGGAGAGGGCCGCCTTTTTCGCCCAGCGGATCCGCGTGGCGGTGAAGCGGGAGGTCCGGGGAATCACCCACGGCGAATTTTCCTTCTCGACGAGCATCGGGATCGCCGACTGCAGCCGGCTCACGTCGGCGGATCGCGGCGAACTCCTCCTCCTGGCCGACGCGGCTCTCTACGTGGCGAAGAACGGCGGAAGGGACCGCATCCAGGTGGCCCCGGAACGCCTCGCATGCGCCGTCGGAAACGTCCCGTCCTCCGCTCCCCGATTCCTTCGTCCCGCGGTCGCCGAGGTTCGCGTGGTCCAGGGAGCCGTCTGA
- a CDS encoding flagellar basal body-associated protein FliL produces MAEEKENVNGGEGTEKETGDRKKEGKAAGKKAGKGFNKLLLLIPVAVVSLAGGGYFGYTLLYPAKAKAGLTGTSSGSEKKAVLFSLDPFVVNLSEPGRYLKVTMQFEISGEPKQEAIVEKVPILRDVIITLISSQTYEYASSPEGKSQLKDEILLRTNQIFGKEVFRNLYFTDFVMQ; encoded by the coding sequence ATGGCCGAGGAAAAGGAAAACGTCAATGGCGGGGAAGGCACGGAGAAGGAAACGGGCGACCGGAAGAAGGAAGGAAAGGCGGCAGGGAAGAAGGCGGGGAAGGGATTCAACAAGCTCCTGCTGCTGATCCCGGTCGCCGTCGTCTCCCTCGCCGGGGGCGGGTATTTCGGTTATACGCTCCTGTACCCCGCGAAGGCGAAGGCCGGTTTGACGGGCACTTCCTCGGGAAGCGAGAAGAAGGCCGTCCTGTTCTCGCTGGACCCGTTCGTCGTCAACCTCTCGGAGCCCGGGCGGTACCTCAAGGTGACGATGCAGTTCGAGATCTCCGGCGAGCCGAAGCAGGAGGCCATCGTCGAGAAGGTCCCCATCCTCCGTGACGTCATCATCACGCTGATCAGCAGCCAGACCTACGAGTACGCCTCGAGCCCCGAGGGAAAGAGCCAGCTCAAGGACGAGATCCTGCTCCGGACGAACCAGATCTTCGGGAAAGAGGTGTTCCGGAACCTCTACTTCACCGACTTCGTGATGCAATGA
- the fliM gene encoding flagellar motor switch protein FliM: protein MSNDILSQDEIDSLLRGVQNGDVGTGKESPQPDGECSFDFRSQERIIRGRMPGLEIANERFARSFRNSVSSVLRRFVDVNIQSINMMKFGEFMKTLPLPSNINILRIKPLKGLALFVIEAPMVFALVECFFGGSTVKYVKAEGRYFTPIEQKIIQKILGLALADFAASWQGIAMIEPEYVSNEINPQFVTIVQAPEIVIRIEIHVEVENFTGKMYICIPYSVIEPVKEKLCSGIQGDKFEVDERWVEGLRQRLSESSVDVVAEAGNVHIPIGDIMNLEVGSVINLGVHTGSDFVVKVEGVPKFRGVPGHRKGSRAVKVTAIL from the coding sequence ATGAGCAACGATATCCTCTCCCAGGACGAGATCGACTCCCTGCTCCGGGGAGTCCAGAACGGCGACGTCGGCACGGGCAAGGAATCGCCCCAGCCCGACGGGGAATGCTCGTTCGACTTCCGGAGCCAGGAGCGGATCATCCGCGGGCGGATGCCCGGCCTCGAAATCGCCAACGAGCGATTCGCCCGCTCCTTCCGCAACTCCGTCTCGAGCGTCCTTCGCCGCTTCGTCGACGTCAACATCCAGAGCATCAACATGATGAAGTTCGGCGAGTTCATGAAGACGCTTCCGCTCCCCTCGAACATCAACATCCTGCGGATAAAGCCCCTCAAGGGCCTCGCCCTCTTCGTGATCGAGGCCCCGATGGTCTTCGCCCTCGTCGAGTGCTTCTTCGGCGGTTCGACGGTCAAGTACGTCAAGGCGGAAGGGCGATACTTCACCCCGATCGAGCAGAAGATCATCCAGAAGATCCTGGGCCTCGCGCTTGCGGACTTCGCCGCGTCCTGGCAGGGAATCGCCATGATCGAACCGGAGTACGTCAGCAACGAGATCAACCCGCAGTTCGTCACGATCGTCCAGGCCCCGGAGATCGTGATCCGGATCGAGATCCACGTCGAGGTCGAGAACTTCACGGGGAAGATGTACATCTGCATCCCGTACTCGGTCATCGAGCCGGTCAAGGAAAAGCTCTGTTCCGGGATCCAGGGGGACAAGTTCGAGGTCGACGAGCGCTGGGTCGAGGGGCTCCGGCAGAGGCTCTCGGAGTCTTCCGTCGATGTGGTCGCCGAGGCCGGGAATGTCCACATCCCGATCGGCGACATCATGAATCTCGAAGTGGGGAGCGTCATCAACCTCGGCGTCCACACCGGAAGCGATTTCGTCGTCAAGGTCGAGGGTGTGCCGAAGTTCCGGGGCGTACCCGGACACCGGAAGGGCAGCAGGGCGGTCAAGGTCACAGCGATCCTCTGA
- a CDS encoding flagellar biosynthetic protein FliO: protein MTSLLIQMGAALAFVILLIAAAAWVYRKKTPGGPGIIDLVAYQPFGPRRGVAAVRIGREVLIVGVTNTDLKLFRVLDAEALKTGTAAAVADKVQRLRKIKEGLDA, encoded by the coding sequence ATGACCTCCCTCCTCATCCAGATGGGCGCCGCCCTCGCTTTCGTGATCCTCCTGATCGCCGCCGCGGCGTGGGTCTACAGGAAAAAGACGCCGGGCGGCCCGGGCATCATCGACCTCGTCGCCTACCAGCCCTTCGGTCCCCGCCGGGGCGTCGCGGCCGTCCGGATCGGACGGGAAGTCCTCATCGTCGGCGTCACGAACACCGATCTCAAGCTGTTCCGGGTGCTCGACGCGGAAGCGCTCAAGACGGGGACGGCGGCGGCGGTGGCCGACAAGGTCCAACGTCTCCGGAAGATCAAGGAAGGTCTCGATGCCTAG
- the fliP gene encoding flagellar type III secretion system pore protein FliP (The bacterial flagellar biogenesis protein FliP forms a type III secretion system (T3SS)-type pore required for flagellar assembly.) has product MPSTIDMNNPVMAAFLVISFLSLLPAILVMFTSFTRIVVVLSFLRQAIGSQQIPPNPVIIGLSLFLTLFVMGPTVTAVNRDSVTPYMEKQISMTEAVRRAESPVKSFMLRQTREKDIALFLNLAREKAPATPAELSMRIVVPAFAISELKTAFEIGFLLFLPFLIIDMVVASVLLSMGMMMLPPVMVALPFKLLLFVLVDGWNLIVGSIVRSFH; this is encoded by the coding sequence ATGCCTAGCACGATCGACATGAACAACCCCGTCATGGCGGCGTTCCTCGTCATCAGTTTCCTGTCGCTGCTGCCGGCGATCCTGGTGATGTTCACGTCGTTCACGCGCATCGTCGTCGTCCTCTCGTTCCTGCGGCAGGCCATCGGCAGCCAGCAGATCCCCCCGAACCCCGTCATCATCGGACTTTCGCTGTTCCTGACCCTGTTCGTGATGGGCCCGACGGTCACGGCGGTCAACAGGGATTCGGTCACCCCCTACATGGAGAAGCAGATCTCCATGACCGAGGCGGTCCGGCGCGCCGAGAGCCCCGTCAAGAGCTTCATGCTTCGCCAGACGCGGGAGAAGGACATCGCCCTCTTCCTGAACCTCGCGCGGGAGAAGGCTCCGGCCACGCCGGCGGAGCTCTCGATGCGGATCGTCGTTCCCGCGTTCGCCATCAGCGAACTCAAGACCGCGTTCGAGATCGGATTCCTCCTCTTCCTGCCGTTCCTGATCATCGACATGGTCGTGGCGAGCGTCCTCCTTTCGATGGGGATGATGATGCTTCCTCCGGTCATGGTCGCCCTCCCGTTCAAGCTCCTGCTGTTCGTCCTCGTGGACGGCTGGAACCTGATCGTCGGGTCGATCGTGAGGAGCTTCCATTGA
- the fliQ gene encoding flagellar biosynthesis protein FliQ: MTPDMVRDILGDAIKTFLLAAGPVLLVSLVVGFVISLLQAVTQIQDFTLTFVPKILAVFLCLFLFLPWMASILVSFTSRIIGNIPMYVR, from the coding sequence TTGACCCCCGACATGGTCAGGGACATCCTCGGCGATGCGATCAAGACGTTCCTCCTCGCGGCCGGTCCGGTTCTCCTGGTGAGCCTCGTGGTCGGGTTCGTCATCAGCCTCCTGCAGGCGGTCACGCAGATCCAGGACTTCACGCTGACCTTCGTGCCGAAGATCCTCGCCGTGTTCCTGTGCCTGTTCCTGTTCCTTCCCTGGATGGCGTCCATCCTCGTGTCGTTCACGTCCCGGATCATCGGGAATATCCCGATGTACGTGAGGTAG
- the fliR gene encoding flagellar biosynthetic protein FliR — MPGADISSGYMVRFLLVLLRSSLFLSFLPILGSKTLPAHFRIGLAVAFALLLTPIVNFRAGENDVAMLVFREVVLGITLGLAVRFVFFGVEIAGQMISDSMGLSIATAFNPEMGQSTDVARLMTVFATLLFLATDAHHDLIAIFVRSYDLVPAGSADVNALVREGVALTGRIFVIAVKLGAPVVVAIVTTNILLGFVVKASPQINIFFISFPLYIGIGFLVLLLAIPAYVAAIGGSFGEIRTEMGRVLGMARG, encoded by the coding sequence ATGCCGGGCGCGGACATCTCCTCCGGGTACATGGTCCGGTTCCTGCTGGTCCTCCTGCGGTCGAGCCTCTTTCTCTCCTTCCTGCCCATCCTCGGGAGCAAGACGCTCCCGGCCCACTTCCGGATCGGGCTCGCCGTGGCGTTCGCCCTTCTCCTGACGCCCATCGTGAACTTCCGGGCGGGCGAGAACGACGTCGCGATGCTCGTCTTCCGGGAGGTCGTCCTGGGGATCACTCTCGGCCTGGCCGTCCGCTTCGTCTTCTTCGGAGTCGAGATCGCGGGGCAGATGATCAGCGACTCGATGGGGCTCTCCATCGCCACGGCCTTCAACCCGGAGATGGGCCAGTCGACCGATGTCGCACGACTCATGACGGTATTCGCGACGCTCCTGTTCCTGGCGACGGACGCCCACCACGACCTCATCGCCATCTTCGTCCGCAGCTACGACCTCGTCCCTGCGGGTTCGGCCGACGTCAACGCCCTCGTGCGGGAGGGGGTGGCGCTCACCGGACGGATCTTCGTCATCGCCGTAAAGCTGGGCGCTCCCGTCGTCGTCGCGATCGTCACGACCAACATCCTGCTGGGGTTCGTCGTCAAGGCGTCGCCCCAGATCAATATCTTCTTCATCAGCTTTCCGCTGTACATCGGCATCGGGTTCCTCGTTCTCTTGCTGGCCATCCCCGCCTATGTCGCCGCCATCGGCGGATCGTTCGGCGAGATCCGGACGGAGATGGGCCGGGTCCTCGGGATGGCGAGGGGATAG
- the flhB gene encoding flagellar biosynthesis protein FlhB → MADRHDHTEKATGRKRQQAREKGQVARSRDLVSMASTGGVVLVITFWGAGALTNLAGMMRGFLSLRYGTEISTVMRAAGVETAYLLSPFLLAAAGLAIAANLVQGGLVIKPFELQPSRINPLEGAKKIFSSTGLVDLAKNLVKFSVGGYVAYIVLRKEIFLLPSLLQLPIPEIVRVSFSLLFKALLTGFGFFFVIAVLDYFVERWRFEKSLKMTKTEVKDEYKEVDGNPMIKSRIRSLMKEMARKRMMKEVPKATVVITNPVHLAVALRYDDKSMSAPRIVAKGADHMSEKIKEIARRHGIPIVEDKPLARSLYKFDVGAYVPEELYRAVASILAQIFQRTRRVM, encoded by the coding sequence ATGGCGGACCGCCACGACCACACCGAGAAGGCGACCGGCCGAAAGCGGCAGCAGGCCCGCGAAAAGGGGCAGGTCGCGCGGAGCCGCGACCTCGTCTCCATGGCGTCGACCGGGGGAGTCGTCCTCGTGATCACGTTCTGGGGGGCCGGCGCGCTCACGAACCTCGCGGGCATGATGCGCGGGTTCCTCTCCCTCCGGTACGGCACGGAGATCTCCACGGTTATGCGGGCCGCGGGCGTGGAAACGGCGTATCTCCTGTCCCCGTTCCTGCTGGCCGCCGCGGGGCTCGCGATCGCCGCGAACCTCGTCCAGGGGGGGCTGGTCATCAAGCCGTTCGAGCTCCAACCGTCGCGCATCAATCCCCTCGAGGGTGCGAAGAAGATCTTCTCGTCCACGGGACTCGTGGACCTGGCGAAAAACCTCGTCAAGTTCTCGGTCGGCGGGTATGTCGCCTACATCGTCCTTCGGAAGGAGATTTTCCTCCTGCCGTCGCTGCTCCAGCTCCCGATCCCGGAAATCGTGCGCGTCTCCTTCTCCCTCCTCTTCAAGGCTCTCCTGACGGGCTTCGGGTTCTTCTTCGTCATCGCGGTCCTGGACTACTTCGTCGAGCGGTGGCGCTTCGAGAAGTCCCTGAAGATGACCAAGACGGAAGTCAAGGACGAGTACAAGGAGGTCGACGGGAACCCGATGATCAAGTCGCGGATCCGGAGCCTGATGAAGGAGATGGCGCGCAAGAGGATGATGAAGGAGGTCCCGAAGGCGACCGTCGTCATCACGAACCCGGTTCACCTCGCAGTCGCCCTCCGGTACGACGACAAGTCGATGTCCGCCCCGCGGATCGTCGCGAAGGGCGCCGACCATATGTCGGAAAAAATCAAGGAAATCGCAAGGCGCCACGGGATCCCCATCGTCGAGGACAAGCCGCTTGCGCGGAGCCTCTACAAGTTCGACGTGGGGGCCTACGTGCCTGAAGAGCTCTACCGGGCGGTCGCGAGCATCCTCGCCCAGATCTTCCAGCGGACCAGGAGGGTCATGTGA
- the flhA gene encoding flagellar biosynthesis protein FlhA, protein MKYLELLRKRGDVLVALSIIVLLGVMLVPLPTILLDLFLSVSIALSIVILVISVYLKRPLDFSVFPSLLLMTTLFRLSLNIASTKLILLHGSEGPDAAGHVIQSFGNFVVGGNYVVGFIVFLILVVVNFVVITKGAGRIAEVAARFTLDAMPGKQMAIDADLNAGMIDETEARRRRQDVSREADFYGAMDGSSKFVRGDAVAGIAITGINIVGGFIIGVFQMGMPMVEAAKTYTILTVGEGLVAQIPALLISTAAGIVVTRTGSTNDMGKDIAAQVIVNPKALGTSSAILLVVGLIPGLPHLPLLAMAATLGGLAYVLHASDVPEADAAVPAPKTEEPRAESLLEVNTLALEIGYGLISLVDESGGELLTKVRAMRRQIAKEMGFIVPSIHIKDNLGLRPHEYSFNIRGIEVARGEVMMGYWLAVSSDGTAAIDGTPTKEPAFGLPARWIEEKDVEKAQLAGHMVVDPATVIVTHLTEIIRKHSWEILTRTEVQSLLEGVAKVYPRIVDELIPTHMTLGAVQRVLQNLLRERVPVNDLVTILETLLDYGPTTKDVDILTEYVRQSLCRYITRQFTAPDGVIRVISLDPRFESALTQAMGGEPMSPDIVSRLVHGVEASLEGVRSKGAQPVILCSIQVRRFLRRLLEKFAPAIPVLSSAEVSSTAHISTVGMVKYEN, encoded by the coding sequence GTGAAGTACCTCGAGCTCCTCCGGAAACGCGGGGATGTCCTCGTCGCGCTGAGCATCATCGTGCTCCTGGGCGTGATGCTCGTCCCGCTTCCGACGATCCTCCTCGACCTGTTCCTTTCGGTCTCCATCGCGCTCTCCATCGTGATCCTCGTGATCTCCGTGTACCTGAAGCGCCCCCTCGACTTCTCCGTGTTCCCCTCCCTGCTGCTGATGACGACGCTCTTCCGGCTCTCGCTGAACATCGCGTCGACGAAGCTCATCCTGCTCCATGGAAGCGAGGGGCCGGACGCGGCGGGCCACGTGATCCAGTCGTTCGGGAACTTCGTCGTCGGCGGGAACTACGTCGTCGGCTTCATCGTTTTCCTGATCCTCGTCGTCGTCAACTTCGTCGTCATCACGAAAGGCGCCGGCAGGATCGCGGAGGTCGCGGCACGGTTCACCCTCGATGCCATGCCCGGAAAGCAGATGGCGATCGACGCGGACCTGAACGCGGGGATGATCGACGAGACCGAGGCGAGGCGGCGCCGGCAGGACGTGAGCCGCGAGGCCGATTTCTACGGAGCGATGGACGGCTCGAGCAAGTTCGTCCGGGGAGACGCGGTCGCCGGGATCGCGATCACGGGAATCAACATCGTGGGCGGGTTCATCATCGGCGTCTTCCAGATGGGGATGCCCATGGTCGAGGCGGCGAAAACCTACACGATCCTGACGGTGGGCGAAGGCCTTGTCGCCCAGATCCCGGCCCTGCTCATCTCGACGGCCGCGGGCATCGTGGTCACGCGGACCGGTTCCACGAACGACATGGGGAAGGACATCGCCGCACAGGTCATCGTGAACCCCAAGGCCCTCGGGACCTCGTCGGCGATCCTCCTCGTCGTGGGGCTCATCCCCGGCCTCCCGCACCTGCCGCTCCTCGCCATGGCGGCGACCCTGGGGGGACTGGCCTATGTGCTCCACGCGTCGGACGTCCCCGAGGCCGACGCGGCGGTCCCGGCGCCGAAGACGGAGGAACCCCGGGCCGAGTCGCTCCTCGAGGTCAACACGCTCGCGCTGGAGATCGGCTACGGCCTCATCTCGCTCGTGGACGAGAGCGGCGGAGAGCTCCTCACGAAAGTCCGGGCGATGCGGCGCCAGATCGCCAAGGAGATGGGCTTCATCGTCCCCTCGATCCACATCAAGGACAACCTCGGCCTGCGGCCGCACGAGTACAGCTTCAACATCCGGGGAATCGAGGTCGCCCGCGGCGAAGTGATGATGGGGTATTGGCTCGCGGTCTCTTCCGACGGGACTGCCGCGATCGACGGGACGCCGACGAAGGAACCGGCCTTCGGCCTCCCCGCCCGCTGGATCGAGGAAAAGGACGTGGAGAAGGCGCAGCTCGCCGGCCACATGGTCGTCGATCCCGCCACCGTCATCGTCACGCACCTCACCGAGATCATACGGAAGCACAGCTGGGAGATCCTCACGCGGACCGAGGTCCAGAGCCTGCTCGAGGGCGTCGCGAAGGTCTACCCGCGGATCGTCGACGAACTGATCCCGACCCACATGACGCTCGGAGCCGTCCAGCGGGTCCTCCAGAACCTCCTCCGCGAGCGCGTGCCGGTGAACGACCTGGTCACGATCCTCGAGACGCTCCTCGACTACGGGCCGACGACCAAGGACGTCGACATCCTCACGGAATACGTGCGGCAGTCGCTGTGCCGCTACATCACCCGCCAGTTCACGGCGCCCGACGGCGTCATCCGGGTCATCTCGCTCGACCCCAGGTTCGAGAGCGCGTTGACCCAGGCGATGGGGGGCGAGCCGATGAGTCCCGACATCGTGAGCCGTCTCGTACACGGGGTCGAGGCGAGCCTCGAAGGGGTGAGGAGCAAGGGAGCCCAGCCGGTGATCCTCTGCTCCATCCAGGTGCGGCGCTTCCTCCGCCGGCTCCTCGAGAAGTTCGCACCGGCCATCCCGGTCCTGTCGAGCGCGGAGGTGTCGTCCACCGCGCATATCTCAACCGTAGGAATGGTGAAGTATGAAAATTAA
- the flhF gene encoding flagellar biosynthesis protein FlhF produces MKIKTFRAKTFGEALALVRREMGEDAVVLSTEEKKGPRPSVEVAAAVDYEAGEAASPKAAIPSWATPISRPAAPPPPVMEQEEIRQLKHTLTEFKTEVGSIRELLEDTRAGAEEARLPTGKRDVLRFLKGRGVREEHARGICSTANNVKEIPRAMAAGVAVREGPMGGKKAIVLVGPTGVGKTTTVAKLAAAAIKARKRVAILSLDSYRIGAIEQVRIYAKIMGVPLEVVPDAGQVKACLARHADKDVVFIDTTGRNPLGDAVLSELAPLYESGVPVETHLLVSATSDYDFLDRAWKSYARLPVDCIGVTKVDEASRYGALYNVSALCGKPIAYLTNGQTVPGDIVFPTREKVLRMILLEGPAGAAPTAAAQR; encoded by the coding sequence ATGAAAATTAAGACGTTCCGCGCGAAAACGTTCGGGGAAGCGCTTGCCCTCGTCAGGAGGGAGATGGGCGAGGACGCCGTGGTCCTGTCGACCGAGGAAAAGAAGGGCCCCCGGCCCTCGGTCGAGGTCGCCGCCGCCGTCGACTACGAGGCCGGCGAAGCCGCGTCCCCGAAGGCCGCGATCCCCTCCTGGGCCACGCCGATTTCCCGTCCCGCCGCGCCGCCGCCTCCCGTCATGGAGCAGGAGGAGATCCGGCAGCTCAAGCACACCCTCACGGAGTTCAAGACCGAAGTCGGGTCCATCCGGGAACTCCTGGAGGACACGCGGGCCGGGGCGGAAGAGGCGCGGCTCCCCACCGGAAAGCGGGACGTCCTCCGTTTCCTCAAGGGGCGCGGGGTCCGCGAGGAGCACGCCCGCGGCATCTGCAGCACGGCGAACAACGTGAAGGAGATCCCCCGCGCGATGGCCGCGGGGGTTGCGGTGCGCGAGGGACCCATGGGCGGGAAGAAGGCGATCGTGCTCGTCGGCCCGACCGGCGTAGGGAAGACGACGACCGTCGCGAAGCTCGCGGCCGCCGCGATCAAGGCCCGGAAACGGGTGGCCATCCTCAGCCTCGACAGCTACCGGATCGGCGCGATCGAGCAGGTCCGGATCTACGCGAAGATCATGGGCGTCCCGCTCGAGGTCGTCCCGGACGCGGGGCAGGTCAAGGCGTGCCTCGCGAGGCACGCCGACAAGGACGTCGTCTTCATCGATACGACGGGGCGCAACCCGCTGGGGGACGCGGTCCTGTCCGAGCTCGCGCCTCTTTACGAGTCGGGGGTTCCCGTCGAGACCCACCTCCTCGTGAGCGCGACCAGCGACTACGACTTCCTCGACAGGGCGTGGAAATCCTACGCACGCCTTCCTGTGGACTGCATCGGCGTGACCAAGGTCGACGAGGCCTCCAGGTACGGGGCGCTTTACAACGTTTCCGCCCTGTGCGGGAAGCCGATCGCGTACCTGACGAACGGCCAGACGGTGCCCGGCGACATCGTGTTCCCGACACGGGAGAAGGTGCTCCGGATGATCCTGCTGGAAGGCCCCGCGGGGGCGGCTCCGACCGCCGCCGCCCAACGATAA